In a single window of the Amycolatopsis sp. cg5 genome:
- the mctP gene encoding monocarboxylate uptake permease MctP — protein MSNIQWPELIIFTALFLLVTVLGFLASRWKAAASLDHLDEWGLGGRKFGSWVTWFLIGGDLYTAYTFVAVPALIFGAGAMGFFALPYTIITYPLVLLPALRMWSVSRSRGYVTPADFVRGRFGSPVLALLIALTGIVATMPYIALQLVGLESVLRTMGLNGSGIVGHLPLLVAFIILAVYTYQSGLRAPALIAFVKDILIYVVIIAAIIYLPSKLGGWAHIFDTAKAKFDATPAKTDGIYLNSNNQLQYITLALGSALALFLYPHSLTGVLASRGRSVIKRNMVALPAYSLLLGLLGLLGYFAISAGAKPINNAATGKPDTNTIVPVLFDGQFPAWFAGIAFAAIGIGALVPAAIMSIAAANLWTRNIYKEFLKKDATHAQEAKQAKLASLIVKFGAVAFILFIDPQFSIDLQLIGGVLILQTLPAVAISLYTRWLHRWGLVAGWAVGLGWGLIILYGIGNPATGKQHFAGSALPLGNLSIFGWHPFSGSQVQIYVGFVALVANLLVAVIFTVIARKLKVFNGTDSTNPEDYHADEGDKDLRAVGAH, from the coding sequence GTGAGCAACATCCAGTGGCCGGAACTCATCATCTTCACCGCGCTCTTCCTGCTGGTGACGGTGCTCGGTTTCCTGGCCTCCCGCTGGAAGGCCGCCGCCTCGCTCGACCATCTGGACGAATGGGGACTCGGCGGCCGCAAATTCGGCTCGTGGGTCACCTGGTTTTTGATCGGCGGTGATCTTTACACCGCGTACACGTTCGTCGCGGTGCCTGCTCTCATCTTCGGCGCCGGCGCGATGGGCTTCTTCGCGCTGCCGTACACGATCATCACCTACCCGCTGGTGCTGCTGCCCGCGCTGCGCATGTGGTCGGTTTCGCGCTCGCGCGGCTACGTGACGCCCGCCGACTTCGTGCGCGGCCGCTTCGGCTCGCCGGTGCTGGCGCTGCTGATCGCGCTCACCGGCATCGTCGCGACCATGCCGTACATCGCGCTGCAGCTCGTCGGCCTCGAGTCGGTGCTGCGCACGATGGGGCTCAACGGCTCCGGCATCGTCGGGCACCTGCCGCTGCTGGTCGCCTTCATCATCCTGGCGGTCTACACCTACCAGTCCGGCCTGCGCGCGCCCGCGCTGATCGCGTTCGTCAAGGACATCCTGATCTACGTGGTGATCATCGCGGCGATCATCTACCTGCCGAGCAAGCTGGGCGGCTGGGCGCACATCTTCGACACCGCGAAGGCCAAGTTCGACGCGACGCCCGCCAAGACCGACGGCATCTACCTGAACAGCAACAACCAGCTGCAGTACATCACCCTGGCCTTGGGCTCGGCGCTGGCGCTGTTCCTCTACCCGCACTCGCTGACCGGCGTGCTCGCCTCACGCGGCCGCAGCGTCATCAAGCGCAACATGGTCGCGCTGCCCGCGTATTCGCTGCTGCTGGGCCTGCTGGGCCTGCTCGGCTACTTCGCGATCAGCGCGGGTGCCAAGCCGATCAACAACGCGGCCACCGGAAAGCCCGACACCAACACGATCGTCCCGGTGCTCTTCGACGGCCAGTTCCCGGCCTGGTTCGCCGGCATCGCCTTCGCGGCCATCGGCATCGGCGCGCTGGTGCCCGCCGCGATCATGTCGATCGCCGCGGCGAACCTGTGGACCCGCAACATCTACAAGGAGTTCCTCAAGAAGGACGCCACACACGCGCAGGAGGCGAAGCAGGCCAAGCTCGCTTCGCTGATCGTGAAGTTCGGCGCGGTCGCGTTCATCCTGTTCATCGACCCGCAGTTCTCCATCGACCTGCAGCTCATCGGCGGTGTGCTGATCCTGCAGACGCTGCCTGCGGTGGCGATCTCGCTGTACACCAGGTGGCTGCACCGCTGGGGTCTGGTCGCGGGCTGGGCCGTCGGCCTCGGCTGGGGCCTGATCATCCTGTACGGCATCGGCAACCCGGCCACCGGAAAGCAGCACTTCGCCGGTTCGGCGCTGCCGCTGGGCAACCTGTCGATCTTCGGCTGGCACCCGTTCTCGGGTTCCCAGGTGCAGATCTACGTCGGTTTCGTCGCACTGGTGGCGAACCTGCTGGTCGCGGTGATCTTCACGGTGATCGCACGCAAGCTGAAGGTCTTCAACGGCACCGACAGCACCAACCCCGAGGACTACCACGCCGACGAAGGCGACAAGGACCTCCGCGCGGTCGGCGCGCACTAA
- a CDS encoding alpha/beta hydrolase, translating to MKRLRYAVVIPALAGTMLAGFTPAFAGQEAKAQPLNSTNIPAQYANQKLDWHKCVVGADLPTAPPAGAENMECAVFKSPRNWYRTNEKIDLTIAVSRLKATGPESTGSVFTNPGGPGAPGRNFPARLRNQTRLRVAQDVIGIDPRGTGKSTNITCGGAIGTGSDLDPRDRDRDNLNLILDATKYAAHSCQVKSGELGQYINTDQTVRDLDLLRVLLGRDKINWVGYSAGTWMGAHYAQQFPTRTGRFILDSATEFTTSWHDSFDWQPLGFERRWRQDFLPWMAKYDNLYHFGTTGEAARQTYEKVRYALTQNPVEVDGSNVSANGLDSFIASQIYAKRAFPGLADYLVNVRTLTEGTASQSQKAAAAREVKAESKATEALGPQPLMVPSDGDAYDASFWTIPCNEGPWPGNRQSVIRDSQKLINKDLPLLGAGWLIQPCIFWKRPPAPLPVLNGVGVPPVVIVQSVHDPATPIEGATRAHKAFANSRMLTITGEGDHGIYAGGNAAVDKIVEDYLVDGKVPNDQSIPGIPLPVPPGA from the coding sequence ATGAAGCGACTCCGCTATGCGGTGGTGATTCCGGCTCTCGCCGGCACCATGCTGGCCGGGTTCACTCCTGCTTTCGCAGGTCAAGAGGCCAAAGCGCAGCCTCTGAACTCCACGAACATCCCAGCTCAGTACGCGAACCAGAAGCTCGACTGGCACAAGTGCGTCGTCGGCGCCGACCTGCCCACCGCGCCGCCCGCCGGTGCGGAGAACATGGAGTGCGCGGTCTTCAAGTCGCCGCGCAACTGGTACCGCACCAACGAGAAGATCGACCTGACGATCGCGGTCAGCAGGCTGAAGGCGACCGGTCCCGAGTCGACCGGCAGCGTGTTCACGAACCCCGGCGGCCCCGGCGCGCCCGGCCGTAACTTCCCGGCCCGGCTGCGTAACCAGACCCGGCTGCGTGTCGCGCAGGACGTCATCGGCATCGACCCGCGTGGCACCGGCAAGAGCACCAACATCACCTGTGGTGGCGCGATCGGCACCGGCTCGGACCTCGACCCGCGTGACCGCGACCGCGACAACCTGAACCTGATCCTCGACGCGACGAAGTACGCGGCGCACTCGTGCCAGGTGAAGTCGGGCGAGCTCGGCCAGTACATCAACACCGACCAGACGGTCCGCGACCTCGACCTGCTGCGCGTGCTGCTCGGCCGCGACAAGATCAACTGGGTCGGCTACTCGGCTGGCACCTGGATGGGCGCGCACTACGCGCAGCAGTTCCCCACCCGCACCGGCCGCTTCATCCTCGACTCGGCGACCGAGTTCACCACCTCGTGGCACGACTCGTTCGACTGGCAGCCGCTCGGCTTCGAGCGCCGCTGGCGTCAGGACTTCCTGCCGTGGATGGCGAAGTACGACAACCTGTACCACTTCGGCACCACCGGTGAGGCCGCGCGCCAGACCTACGAGAAGGTCCGCTACGCGCTGACCCAGAACCCGGTCGAGGTCGACGGCTCGAACGTCTCGGCCAACGGGCTCGACTCGTTCATCGCCTCGCAGATCTACGCCAAGCGTGCCTTCCCCGGCCTGGCCGACTACCTGGTCAACGTCCGCACGCTGACCGAGGGCACGGCTTCGCAGTCGCAGAAGGCCGCGGCCGCCCGTGAGGTCAAGGCCGAGAGCAAGGCCACCGAGGCGCTCGGCCCGCAGCCGCTGATGGTCCCGAGCGACGGCGACGCCTACGACGCCAGCTTCTGGACGATCCCGTGCAACGAGGGCCCGTGGCCCGGCAACCGCCAGAGCGTCATCCGCGACTCGCAGAAGCTGATCAACAAGGATCTGCCGCTGCTGGGTGCAGGCTGGCTGATCCAGCCGTGCATCTTCTGGAAGCGTCCCCCGGCCCCGCTGCCCGTGCTGAACGGCGTCGGCGTGCCCCCGGTGGTCATCGTCCAGTCGGTGCACGACCCGGCGACCCCGATCGAGGGTGCGACCCGTGCGCACAAGGCGTTCGCGAACTCGCGGATGCTGACCATCACCGGAGAGGGTGACCACGGCATCTACGCGGGCGGCAACGCGGCTGTGGACAAGATCGTGGAGGACTACCTCGTCGACGGCAAGGTGCCGAACGA
- a CDS encoding DUF3311 domain-containing protein, giving the protein MSSGKSSGKVSGFQFSPWNLFLLVPLLILVTPLFNFENPRLFGMPFFYWFQLAFVFVGVISTAIVYWGTKGKPTVERTDKLNVDDLDEGAK; this is encoded by the coding sequence ATGTCGTCTGGTAAGTCCAGCGGAAAGGTGAGCGGGTTTCAGTTCAGCCCGTGGAACCTGTTCCTGCTCGTGCCACTGCTGATCCTGGTGACGCCGCTGTTCAACTTCGAGAACCCTCGGCTGTTCGGTATGCCGTTCTTCTACTGGTTCCAGCTGGCATTCGTCTTCGTCGGTGTCATCTCCACCGCGATCGTCTACTGGGGGACCAAGGGCAAGCCGACCGTCGAGCGGACGGACAAACTGAACGTCGACGACCTCGACGAGGGGGCTAAGTGA